The sequence below is a genomic window from Salinispira pacifica.
TATATGTATAGGGTTAAGGTTTTTTCAGGAGGCCCCAATTATCGGCGCTGCCTTCGTATGAATATCCCTTGGGTCGGCGACGAGGCACGGCCAACGGCGGTTGCCCGCGAAAAACTCCCGAAACAGCCAGCTACCGTGCCCCTATACGGATTCAGGTTTTAATGTATATTTCAGGCGTCGAAACTAATTCAGCAATAAGTTCCAAACGTTTATCTCTGGTTTCCTTTGCAATCGATTCAGGTGGCGGATTAATCAATGTCAGATCAGAGTATGGGTCATCAATTATACGAAGTTCACTGGAAAGGAGAGCCTCTTCGATTTCAGCTTCTAAGATCTGTGCTGGAAACCCTTTGTCAACATCTATTGAAATCCATAAATATCCTTCACTTGTGACTTCTAATATTCTATAGCGGGCGGACCCGTACTGAAGTACATCATTGATTTGCAGCATAACAAGTCCTTATTACGGACATTTCTGGACTTACCGTAATTTCACTGACAAGAATTTGTGACCACTCTTTACGCAGATCAAATTTTAGCAATCTATACGCAAGAAGACTCCGAATTGTTCTTAAGGATTCTCCAGGTTCAAATGAGTATGCATTGTCAATTTTCATCGCTACCTGAGAAATTCGATCATCTGGGTTTTGACTGAAAAAATCTGAATACAATGGTAGTTGCTCAATAAAACGATGAATATCATCACCAACACAACGAGCTGAATACATCCACTTAAGGTTTTCTATGATTAGCTTAGGTATGTTTTGATCAGTTAATAAATAAAAGGGAATGCTTATTTTCTTCCAATAGCTTCTCTCGATTTCTAATTTTTCTATTGTCCCGTTATCTTTTAGATCGCTGATGTATTTGACTTGAAATGCGATTTGTTTTTGAGGGAAATCATTCAGATCGATAAGAAAATCGGAGGACATCACGTGAATGAACCCATTTTTTGTCGGGTGCCGGATACCGCGATTCTTAGCAATCTCGAGCGTATCATCAAGATTCAGAGGGTATTGTTCACGAACATCTATAACTGCGGGATGTAATTCCAACAAATAGAATGCAGCTAATTCCAAGTCTGAGAGCAGATGATGTGTTCTTTGTGTCTTAAATCCGTATATCCGATGAGACCTGCCCTCGGAAGGCAGGTCTCGTATTGTCAACCATGGTTTATATTCTTTTCCGTTGCCGGATCCTCGGCCTTGCTTTATCCAACTCTGTGTTTTCTTATCGAGATCATAGTTGGACATTCGCAGCTCCTTTAGGAAAAAGTATATCGCAGCGAATATTTATTACTATCTTTATTTCGAATTTACTATCTTTATTTCGAATTTACCAACTATATTTCAATCCCACAAGCAAGCTCGCCCGCGACTCTCGCTCACTCCACCGTAACGCTTTTCGCCAGATTTCTGGGCTGGTCGATCTCCCGGCCCAGGGCGAGAGACACATAATAGGCAAACAGCTGAAGGGGAACCACCGCCAGGATGGGCGCAAGAACCTCATCGGTGGCGGGTATTTTGATAATATCGCTGGCCAGGTCTTCCAGCCGTGGGTCATCCGAGTCGGTGAGGACGATCACCTTGCCCTCCCGGGCCCGCACTTCCTGGATGTTCCCGATATCCTTATCAAGAAAATCACCGTCCATGGCAATAAAAAGGGACGGCATGTCCGGTGAGATGAGGGCCAGGGGTCCGTGCTTCAGTCCCCCGGAGGAAAATCCTTCGGCATGGATGTAGCTGATTTCCTTCAGCTTCAGGGCTCCTTCCAGGGCTATGGGATAATAATTTCCCCTGCCCATGAAGAGCATACTGCCGTACCCTTTGTATTTCTCCGCAATTTCCTTAATTCTGTCCCTGAGACCCAGCGTCTCATGAATCCTGTCCGGCAGCGCCATCATGGCGTCCACCAGCTCCTTGCCCCGGCGTACCGGCACATCCCGCATCCGTCCAAGAAGCAGGGCCAGCAAGGCCATTACCGTCACCTGGGAGGTGAATGCCTTGGTGGAGGCCACCGATTTTTCCGGTCCCGCATGGGTGTACACGCCCCCTTCGGTAAGCCGGGCAAGGGTGGAGCCCACCACGTTCACGATGCCCAGCACCCGGCCCCCTTTGTTCTGAACTTCCTTCACCGCCAGAATGGTGTCGGCGGTTTCGCCGCTCTGGCTGATTGCCAGGTAGAGGGTGTCCCGTTTCACAATGGGATTGCTCACACGGTATTCCGAAGCATCGAACACCTGCACGGGTATTCTGGCCAGATGTTCAATCATGGCACCGCCCACGCATCCGGCGTAATACCCGGTTCCCATGGCAAGGACATGAATCCGTTCGATATCGAAGAAGTCCCGCTTATCCAGGTTCAGCCCCCCCAGTTTGGCAGTTCCGAAATCGTGGAGAAGCCGTCCCCCCTCGCCCATGGCCCGGCTCACTGCCGCGGGCTGTTCAAAAATTTCTTTCAGCAGGAAGTGATCATACTCACCCTTCAGGGCCTGGGTTTCATCGATATCCACCTGTTCAACGGTTTTCTCAACCTCCCGGTCCTGACGGTTGATGGTCTTGTACTGTTTGGGCGTAAGAATTGCCATTTCGCCGTCTTCAAGATAGATGGCCTGCCGGGAGAGACCGATGAATGCGGTTGCGTCCGAAGCCAGAAACATCTCTTTTTCTCCCACACCCACAATCAGGGGGCTGCCGTTTCTCGCCCCCACCAGCAAATCCGGGTGATCCCGAAACAGGACGATAATTCCGTATGTGCCCTCAATTCGGCGCAAAGCGCTTTTCACAGCGTCTTCGGGTTTTTCGGGATTCTGCTTCAGATAATCCTCTATGAGATGGGCCAGCACCTCGGAATCGGTCTCACTGAGAAAGCTATAGCCCTTGGTGATCAGCTCCTCTTTCAGCGCCACATAGTTATCGATGATGCCGTTGTGAACCACCGCCACCCTGCCGTCGGCGCTCTCATGGGGATGGGCGTTCTCGTCGGACACCCTGCCGTGGGTTGCCCAGCGGGTATGGGCAATGCCCAGAGTGCTGGCTGAACGGGACGGAAGGGCCTGTTCAAGATTGTTCAGTTTGCCCTGCTTCTTTATCACCTTAATGCTCTCACCCTGCAAAAGGGCGACACCGGAGGAATCATACCCCCGGTACTCCAGCTGACGCAGTCCCTGCATCAGCACCGGCATGGCCTTCCGGGGACCGCAGTACCCTACAATTCCGCACATATTCTTCTCCTGCTGTAGTATTATCCGTAAATAATCCGGCGGATCTGCCGGATGCTCAATGGGGGGCGGCGAAGCGGCGCTGGGGCAGCTCCTTTTCGATGCGGCTGAAAATATCCGCATTGGAGTATCCGGACCGCTGCAGCTCTCCATGACGCTGAACCACAAAATCCTGAACGCTCCGGTTCCAGTATTCGCTGATATCGTCCACAAGCATTTCCAGCTCGTGTTCGCCGATGGAATAGTTATCAAGCAGATGACGTTTCAGATTCGGGTCAATCCTGAGAATACATTCCTCCCCCGGACGGAGCATTCAGACTGAATGCCCCCGTTCCATGGAGGAGAATGTAGACCACTGCACAGGATATTTCAATAAATACGGTCAATTTTACCCGTTTTCGGGCAGATATCTTCTCTATTCACCCAGGAGTGCGTCATCCCGGGCAAATTCTGTGCCGGTAACCGCATGAAAACGTTCCACCAGACCGGCAACCGTGAGACGCTTTTTTTCTTCGCCGTCCACGTCAAGGACAATGCGTCCCCGGTCCATCATCAGCAGACGGTTGCCGTGATCGATGGCATGCTGCATGTTGTGGGTAATCATCATACAGGTAAGGCCGAATTCCGACACGAACTGGCGGGTGAGATCCTGGATTTTCGCTGCATTCCGGGGATCCAGAGCAGCAGTATGCTCATCCAGAAGGATCAGCCGGGGCTGACTGAGCACCATCATCAGCAGGGTCACAGACTGCCTTTGCCCGCCGGAGAGCAGTTCGACGTTTTCCTTGAGCCGGTGCTCCAGCCCCATGTCCAGCCGTTTCAGCTGACTTCTGAAGTACTCCCTGCGCTTCTCGTTCAGGGATATTTTCAGCCCCTTGAATCCTTTGGTGGAAGCAATCATCATGTTGTCTTCCAGGGTCATGTTCCCTGCGGTTCCCATGGTGGGGTTCTGGAATATCCGGCCGATATATTTCGCCCGGCGGTGTTCCGCGAGACGGGTAATGTCCCGTTCGCCCAGCTGCAGGGTTCCCCGGGAAGGAGGAAGGGTGCCGGAGATCAGATTAAACAGGGTGCTTTTTCCCGCTCCGTTGGAACCGATAATGGTAATAAAATCCCCTTCCCGTACATCCAGATTCAGATTGTGAATGGCCGTATGTTCGTCGGCGGTACCGGGGTTGAACACTTTACTGAGATGCGAAATCTGTATCATGAGTTCTCCCCCGTTTCCTGTGTTGTGCCGCCGCCGGGACCAGAGGGATTTTCTGAATCCGCTCCATGTTCATCCTGCAGTGCATGCTGCAGGGCGATTCCCGCTGCCTTTTTCTGGCGCCTGTCTTCCTGAACCCGGGTGTAGAGCAGAAGCCCCACAATAAACAGCCCGTATATCAGCTGAAGATCGCTGGGCCGCAGCTGAATAAATACCGCCCGCCGTGCCAGAAACATGAGGGAACGGAAAAGGATGGAACCCACGATCACCCGGAGGGTGAGAACCCAAATTCGGTTCGAGCGAAGCACCAGTTCACCGATCATCACCGAGGCAAGTCCGGCAATGACAATTCCCCGGCCCAGGTTCACATCCGCAGAGCCCTGATACTGACTTGCAAGAGCCCCGGACAGTGCAACCAGTGCGTTGGAAAGCCCCAGACCGATAATTTTCAGGGTCTCGGGGTTCACCCCCTGGCTCTTCACCATCTGTTCATTGCTGCCCATGGCTCCCATGGTAAGCCCCATATCGGTGTGAAAGAAAAGATCCAGTATGAGTTTCACCAGAAGAACCACCGCCGCAAATACGATGAGAATTACCGCCCCCCGGCCAAGACCGGGAAGGAGCCCCTGCACCGTATCCAGCAGAGTATCGTATTTCAGAAAGCTGATATTCGGACGGTTTCCCTGAACCCGGAGATTCACCGAATAGAGCATGGTCATGGTAAGTATTCCCGCAAGCAGATGGGGCACCCGGAGCTTGGTGTGAATGAGGGCGGTCACCGTTCCGGCGGCAAATCCGCCGAAAATTATCAGGGCCAGGGTGACGGGACCGGGAATGCCCGCCACTATGGCCGATGCATAGATCGCCGCCCCGAGGGGAAAACTGCCGTCCACCGTGAGGTCCGGGAATTCAAGGAGCCGGAAGCTGATAAACACTCCCAGCGCCATGATCCCGTATACCAGCCCTTCAGCAAGGATGGTTTGTATCATTATTCAACTTCACCGTTTCGGATGATTGATCCCGCCTGTTCAACCAGTTCATCTGAAACTTCAATTCCAAGACGATCGGCAACGTCCAGATTGAGCACCAGCAGCAGATCCTCCGGATCGGTGAGAAAGCGGGTGGGAATATCCGCCGGTTCTGAGCCTTCGAGCACCTCGTCGATCAGCCGTCCGGTGGCCCGGCCCATTGCATAGTAATCGAAGCCGTAGGCTGCAAGCACATCATAATCGCCGAAACTTGAGGGGTCGGCGGTTATCACCGGCACGTTGTTCTGATTTGCAACTTCGATCAGCGCAGGAAGAGCGGAGAACACGGTGTTGTCTGTTGAAACATACACGGCATCCACACGGTCCATAATCGCCTCGGCCGCCTGCTTCACCTGCCCTGAATCGGCTATAGTGGTGGAAACAAACTCAAGCCCCCGGTTTGCAGCAGCTTCCTCCGCAAGCTCTGCAAGCTTCACCGCATTGGGCTCGCCTGAGGTGTATACCGTACCGATGCTCTGGGCACCGGTGAGTTCGATGATCAGATCAATCTGCTCTGCAACAGGGGTGAGGTCGCTTACACCGGTTACATTATTTTTTCCGCTTTCAAGATTATCAACCAGGCCTGCATCCACCGGATCGGTAACCGCAGTGAAAATTACCGGACGGTCTGTGATTGCGGTGGCCAGGGCGATGGAAGTGGGGGTGGCGATTCCAACGGCAATGTCCACATCATCAAACAGGAACTTGCTGGCGATCTGCCCGGCGGTATTCATATCACCTGCTGCATTCTGCACATCAAAACTGATGTCGTCATATCCCAGCTCCGCCATTTCATCCTTGATTCCCTGCTCCACGGCATTCAATGCCGGGTGCTCAACTATCTTGGAAATTCCGATTGTCACGCTTTTCTGTTCACCGGCGCAGCCGCTGAACAGCAGTACAACAGCCGCAAGCACAGCCGCGGTCCGTATCGTAAAAATTTTCATACCCACCTCCATGGTATCCCGTACAATGACGGGCTCGGGTTACGTTGTATTCATTTATTAATCTGCCGTAAAGACGCTTTGAAAATCCCGCTGCAAAAGGAGTGGACTTTACGCCGGAATTACATATTGCATGAATATACAATACTACCTGATTTCCGAAGGCTTTGGCAATTTCAAATTACCGATTTTCTTACTGCCCCGTAAGATAAAATCCGGCTGCCGCCGGCAGCATTCACTCAATCGGGCATTCCATCCGGCTCATTTTCCTGCTGCTCAAGCTCCGCCGGGTTATGTTTCTCCGGCTCAGCCTCCCCCGGCTCATGCTCCTCCAGCTTGATTTCAGTCGGGATTCCCGGTATGGTGGTCGGTATCTGATGTATGACTTCAACCCTATTCCCAGGCTCTTTCAAATAATTTTTTGAAAGAGCCTTTGTTTACAGGAGCAGTATAATGAAGAATCAATCCCTGGAAGGCTGGCTGCGGGTAAGCGCCGGCCTGCTGATTAATCTCTGCATGGGAACCATCTATTCCTGGAGCGTGTTCCGCACCCCCATGGAAGAACAGTTTTCCCTCACCGCAGTGCAGAGCGGACTTCCCTATATGATCTTTCTGGCCATGTTCGCATTCAGCATGCCCCTTGGAGGCTGGGTAATCGGAAAAATCGGGCCCCGGCTCACCACGGTCACCGGTGCACTGCTTCTAGGCAGCGCCTGGGTTCTTGCGGGGATATCCGGCAGCTTCACCGTCATCGTTCTGGCCTACGGCGTCCTTGGAGGCGTGGGAGTGGGTCTGGCATACGGTGCGCCCCTTGCAGTTGCGGGGAAGTGGTTCCCCAGGCGGAAGGGCCTGGCAATGGGGATTGCCCTTGTGGGATTCGGGTTGTCTCCGTTTATTACTGCTCCCCTGGCGGAGTATCTCATCGTTTCCCGGGGTGTTCTCGCAAGTTTCTGGATTCTGGGTGCGGCATTTTTCGTTGTCATCGCCGTGCTGGGTCAGTTTCTGATCTATCCCAAAACCGATGGTCAATCCGATTCCCATAAGTCTGAACAGATGCGGGATACATCCCCGGGGGAAATGCTCAGGACTCCTGCCTTTTATGTGCTCTGGACGCTGTATGTGATCGGTACGTTGAGCGGACTGATGGTTATCGGCATTACATCTCCGGCGGCACAGGAGATTGCGGGCTTAAGCGGACCGGCGGCGGCAATTCTGGTGAGCGTCATGGCGGTGTTCAACGGGCTGGGTCGGCCCCTGTTCGGAAGCATCACCGACAAATTCGGCGCAAGAAACAGCATTGCCCTGGCGGCGGTTCTGGTTGCCGCAGCTTCGGGACTGATGCTGATCATGCCGGAAGGATCTCCGATTCTGTTCTCCCTGGCATTCGCGGTATTCTGGCTGCTGCTGGGCGGTTGGCTGGCTATTGCCCCGGCCGCCACCACGGTGCTGTTCGGATCCAAATATTACAGTCAGAATTACGGAATCATGTACACCGCCTACGGGGTGGGAGCGATTCTCGGAACCCTCATATCCGGTGAAATCCGCAGCGCTTTCGGCTCCTACCGCCTGGCCTTTATTCCCACCCTGGGACTGGCTGCGGTGGCTCTGGTAATTGTGCTGATATTCATGAAAAAAGAGACGCAGAAGCAGTAAGCCCCTTTCCGGGCCCGGTCCTTACCGGCCGGGTCCCTCCTGGGACTCTGCCGGGCCCTCTTCCCTTGTGGCCTTTTTTAACTTGGCATCTTCTCTGTTGGCATCTTCTGGTTCAACCGGCTCATCCCCGGACCG
It includes:
- a CDS encoding heteromeric transposase endonuclease subunit TnsA, which codes for MSNYDLDKKTQSWIKQGRGSGNGKEYKPWLTIRDLPSEGRSHRIYGFKTQRTHHLLSDLELAAFYLLELHPAVIDVREQYPLNLDDTLEIAKNRGIRHPTKNGFIHVMSSDFLIDLNDFPQKQIAFQVKYISDLKDNGTIEKLEIERSYWKKISIPFYLLTDQNIPKLIIENLKWMYSARCVGDDIHRFIEQLPLYSDFFSQNPDDRISQVAMKIDNAYSFEPGESLRTIRSLLAYRLLKFDLRKEWSQILVSEITVSPEMSVIRTCYAANQ
- the glmS gene encoding glutamine--fructose-6-phosphate transaminase (isomerizing) — encoded protein: MCGIVGYCGPRKAMPVLMQGLRQLEYRGYDSSGVALLQGESIKVIKKQGKLNNLEQALPSRSASTLGIAHTRWATHGRVSDENAHPHESADGRVAVVHNGIIDNYVALKEELITKGYSFLSETDSEVLAHLIEDYLKQNPEKPEDAVKSALRRIEGTYGIIVLFRDHPDLLVGARNGSPLIVGVGEKEMFLASDATAFIGLSRQAIYLEDGEMAILTPKQYKTINRQDREVEKTVEQVDIDETQALKGEYDHFLLKEIFEQPAAVSRAMGEGGRLLHDFGTAKLGGLNLDKRDFFDIERIHVLAMGTGYYAGCVGGAMIEHLARIPVQVFDASEYRVSNPIVKRDTLYLAISQSGETADTILAVKEVQNKGGRVLGIVNVVGSTLARLTEGGVYTHAGPEKSVASTKAFTSQVTVMALLALLLGRMRDVPVRRGKELVDAMMALPDRIHETLGLRDRIKEIAEKYKGYGSMLFMGRGNYYPIALEGALKLKEISYIHAEGFSSGGLKHGPLALISPDMPSLFIAMDGDFLDKDIGNIQEVRAREGKVIVLTDSDDPRLEDLASDIIKIPATDEVLAPILAVVPLQLFAYYVSLALGREIDQPRNLAKSVTVE
- a CDS encoding ABC transporter ATP-binding protein, which produces MIQISHLSKVFNPGTADEHTAIHNLNLDVREGDFITIIGSNGAGKSTLFNLISGTLPPSRGTLQLGERDITRLAEHRRAKYIGRIFQNPTMGTAGNMTLEDNMMIASTKGFKGLKISLNEKRREYFRSQLKRLDMGLEHRLKENVELLSGGQRQSVTLLMMVLSQPRLILLDEHTAALDPRNAAKIQDLTRQFVSEFGLTCMMITHNMQHAIDHGNRLLMMDRGRIVLDVDGEEKKRLTVAGLVERFHAVTGTEFARDDALLGE
- a CDS encoding ABC transporter permease; this encodes MIQTILAEGLVYGIMALGVFISFRLLEFPDLTVDGSFPLGAAIYASAIVAGIPGPVTLALIIFGGFAAGTVTALIHTKLRVPHLLAGILTMTMLYSVNLRVQGNRPNISFLKYDTLLDTVQGLLPGLGRGAVILIVFAAVVLLVKLILDLFFHTDMGLTMGAMGSNEQMVKSQGVNPETLKIIGLGLSNALVALSGALASQYQGSADVNLGRGIVIAGLASVMIGELVLRSNRIWVLTLRVIVGSILFRSLMFLARRAVFIQLRPSDLQLIYGLFIVGLLLYTRVQEDRRQKKAAGIALQHALQDEHGADSENPSGPGGGTTQETGENS
- a CDS encoding ABC transporter substrate-binding protein; this translates as MKIFTIRTAAVLAAVVLLFSGCAGEQKSVTIGISKIVEHPALNAVEQGIKDEMAELGYDDISFDVQNAAGDMNTAGQIASKFLFDDVDIAVGIATPTSIALATAITDRPVIFTAVTDPVDAGLVDNLESGKNNVTGVSDLTPVAEQIDLIIELTGAQSIGTVYTSGEPNAVKLAELAEEAAANRGLEFVSTTIADSGQVKQAAEAIMDRVDAVYVSTDNTVFSALPALIEVANQNNVPVITADPSSFGDYDVLAAYGFDYYAMGRATGRLIDEVLEGSEPADIPTRFLTDPEDLLLVLNLDVADRLGIEVSDELVEQAGSIIRNGEVE
- a CDS encoding L-lactate MFS transporter — encoded protein: MKNQSLEGWLRVSAGLLINLCMGTIYSWSVFRTPMEEQFSLTAVQSGLPYMIFLAMFAFSMPLGGWVIGKIGPRLTTVTGALLLGSAWVLAGISGSFTVIVLAYGVLGGVGVGLAYGAPLAVAGKWFPRRKGLAMGIALVGFGLSPFITAPLAEYLIVSRGVLASFWILGAAFFVVIAVLGQFLIYPKTDGQSDSHKSEQMRDTSPGEMLRTPAFYVLWTLYVIGTLSGLMVIGITSPAAQEIAGLSGPAAAILVSVMAVFNGLGRPLFGSITDKFGARNSIALAAVLVAAASGLMLIMPEGSPILFSLAFAVFWLLLGGWLAIAPAATTVLFGSKYYSQNYGIMYTAYGVGAILGTLISGEIRSAFGSYRLAFIPTLGLAAVALVIVLIFMKKETQKQ